The Rhodocytophaga rosea genome has a segment encoding these proteins:
- the pcaD gene encoding 3-oxoadipate enol-lactonase, with protein sequence MQIIDINGHVIHYQWQNAGKTHTFLFINSLGTDYRIWTEVAHSLKEYGNILLFDKRGHGLSDVVPDTNGLNDFVDDTQALLNKLNIEKCIIIGLSVGGMIAQVLGSRIPQKTEKLVLCDTRHKIGNPPIWNDRIKAVEKGGLSRISDGVMQRWFSENFRKQQPIKVAGYKNMLERTPVLGYIKTCEAIRDADLTEIASRIQIPTLCVVGSEDKSTTVNEVRNLSELIAGSRFEIIEGSGHIPCVDNPQVLAELILNFTGLHS encoded by the coding sequence ATGCAAATTATAGACATCAACGGACATGTGATTCATTACCAATGGCAGAATGCAGGGAAAACGCACACATTTTTGTTCATTAACTCCTTAGGCACGGATTACCGGATATGGACAGAAGTAGCCCATTCGTTAAAAGAATATGGGAATATTTTGCTGTTCGATAAACGAGGACATGGCTTATCAGATGTAGTTCCCGACACGAATGGATTAAATGATTTTGTTGACGATACACAGGCATTACTTAACAAATTAAACATTGAGAAATGCATCATCATTGGCCTTTCGGTAGGTGGCATGATTGCCCAGGTGCTGGGCAGCCGGATACCGCAAAAAACAGAAAAACTGGTATTGTGTGATACCCGCCATAAAATTGGCAATCCTCCGATCTGGAACGACAGGATTAAAGCTGTTGAGAAAGGTGGATTATCCAGAATATCGGATGGCGTGATGCAACGGTGGTTTTCGGAAAACTTCAGAAAACAGCAACCAATCAAAGTAGCTGGCTACAAAAATATGCTGGAACGTACACCTGTGCTGGGGTATATCAAAACCTGTGAAGCCATCCGGGATGCAGACCTTACGGAAATAGCCAGCCGTATACAGATACCTACGTTATGTGTGGTAGGTTCTGAAGATAAATCTACAACCGTGAATGAAGTCAGAAATTTGTCGGAATTGATTGCAGGCAGCCGGTTTGAAATTATTGAAGGCTCCGGCCATATCCCCTGTGTAGATAATCCACAAGTGTTGGCTGAGTTGATACTCAACTTTACCGGCTTACATAGCTAA